The following are from one region of the Channa argus isolate prfri chromosome 6, Channa argus male v1.0, whole genome shotgun sequence genome:
- the LOC137128481 gene encoding dapper homolog 3, producing MHRAFSFPVTVERSRTKQRLEASLAGLCELELRKQRQQCLVLGALALGDPLPQDHSRGELACFSSWGQENLTLRRQLCALQNSPWGLMQTLEQQVEELRIDPHGGSYDGAQGETGDSRPSSVHSATEDPIMLNGELDVPVRHTTLPRSFSAPHPPLEGITEEGTGADSWQWESNGADVAWQQHSAEDQITEEAYQQALRVEGYILGLIQRHTVSPRPCQPCTTLSPDHPFCTASGHSSLQGRTPHMTEQHIPDSHLQLHVDLLANPHSQTWGCDLLEREAIGKEPPSLEDDCYLALPNPQSRPHSLAGRLPSPLTSLEPNCGFESLDLHCEPASPQHLYLQPPIYHKNNLVSAHYIPGQACCAPVRSPRNYNPEQPKHTQRSPDHINSRSKTSKKSHNERERSKRSSSKTNRCQSENSLLGQRVPPERRYSTTERHQSREKRAQITGLQVANSSHSGSRPWSSSLELSQDEGDTHTGQAHKQPPQKACLCHTGHHSQPQSYQQHHTQRWHSDFQEGTPPCQGEVGYAAAAAHAESESSMSEVYSPASSSLSSDSDESGGLVWPQQLPPRIASTSSPNSTSPQATKNAPPQPKAFVKIKASHALKKKILRFRSGSLKVMTTV from the exons ATGCACCGAGCCTTCTCCTTCCCCGTGACTGTGGAGCGCAGTCGGACCAAGCAGCGCCTGGAGGCGAGTCTGGCCGGGCTGTGTGAGCTGGAGCTGCGCAAGCAGAGGCAGCAGTGCCTTGTGCTGGGTGCGCTGGCTCTGGGAGACCCCTTGCCCCAGGACCACTCCAGAGGGGAGTTGGCGTGTTTCAGCAGTTGGGGGCAGGAAAACTTGACACTGAGGCGCCAGCTA tgCGCTCTTCAGAATTCCCCGTGGGGCCTGATGCAGACGCTGGAACAGCAGGTGGAGGAGCTGAGGATCGACCCCCACGGTGGCAGCTATGATGGAGCTCAAGGAGAAACTGGCGACAGTCGACCAAGTTCTG TACACTCAGCCACTGAAGACCCCATCATGCTGAATGGAGAATTAGATGTACCAGTCCGTCACACCACCCTGCCACGCTCTTTCTCTGCCCCTCACCCACCTCTAGAGGGCATCACTGAGGAGGGCACGGGAGCAGACTCCTGGCAGTGGGAATCCAATGGAGCCGACGTAGCCTGGCAGCAGCACTCTGCAGAGGATCAGATCACTGAAGAGGCCTACCAGCAAGCCTTGAGGGTAGAAGGTTACATCCTAGGTCTCATCCAGCGCCATACTGTCTCACCAAGGCCGTGCCAGCCCTGTACCACATTGAGCCCCGACCATCCATTCTGTACTGCCTCTGGACACAGCTCACTACAAGGGAGAACTCCTCATATGACTGAACAACACATTCCTGACTCCCATCTACAGCTCCACGTTGACCTTTTGGCAAACCCTCATAGTCAGACCTGGGGTTGTGACCTACTAGAGAGGGAGGCAATTGGCAAAGAGCCCCCATCTCTGGAAGATGACTGTTATCTGGCTCTGCCCAACCCCCAGTCCAGACCACACTCTCTGGCTGGGAGGCTCCCATCGCCTCTGACCTCTCTGGAACCCAACTGTGGTTTTGAGTCTCTTGACCTTCATTGTGAACCTGCATCCCCCCAGCATCTATATCTACAACCTCCTATTTATCATAAGAACAATTTAGTTAGTGCTCACTACATCCCTGGACAGGCCTGCTGTGCCCCTGTACGCTCCCCCAGAAACTACAACCCAGAGCAGCCTAAACACACCCAACGCTCTCCTGACCACATCAACTCCAGGTCCAAAACCTCTAAGAAGAGCCACAACGAGCGAGAGAGATCCAAAAGATCAAGCAGTAAAACCAATCGATGCCAGTCTGAAAACAGCCTCCTGGGCCAGCGAGTACCACCTGAGCGAAGATACAGCACCACCGAGAGGCACCAAAGCAGAGAGAAACGAGCCCAGATTACAGGCCTGCAGGTAGCCAACAGCAGCCATAGTGGGAGCCGACCCTGGAGCTCCAGCCTAGAGCTCAGCCAGGATGAGGGGGACACCCACACAggacaagcacacaaacaaccACCTCAAAAAGCTTGTCTTTGCCACACTGGTCACCATTCCCAACCCCAGAGCTACCAGCAGCACCACACACAACGCTGGCACTCAGACTTTCAGGAGGGAACACCTCCCTGTCAGGGAGAGGTGGGCTATGCTGCTGCCGCTGCCCACGCAGAGTCCGAGTCCAGCATGAGTGAGGTGTATTCCCCAGCCTCCAGCTCCCTGTCCAGTGACTCCGATGAGAGCGGAGGGCTTGTGTGGCCCCAGCAGCTGCCACCGCGAATTGCGTCTACCTCCTCTCCGAACTCAACTTCACCACAAGCCACTAAGAACGCCCCCCCTCAACCAAAAGCCTTTGTTAAGATCAAAGCCTCTCACGCTCTCAAAAAGAAGATCCTCAGATTTCGCTCAGGGTCCCTTAAGGTCATGACTACTGTGTGA